The Apium graveolens cultivar Ventura chromosome 6, ASM990537v1, whole genome shotgun sequence genome contains a region encoding:
- the LOC141668767 gene encoding SKP1-like protein 9, with product MECIRLESSDGHVFKIERRAVSRSRMIMKKLQLRGQDYNVDNNSPIVLDKIDGVTLKKVIEFCDRHYVPNSKETDVNSLNAFDAEFVNVDETTFFNLLQAAYYLKIKSLMDLVCGTLSKKFKGKNYEETGEVLENWKQNAD from the exons ATGGAGTGCATACGCCTCGAAAGTTCCGATGGACATGTCTTTAAGATAGAGAGGAGGGCAGTTTCCCGGTCTCGGATGATTATGAAAAAACTTCAATTAAGGGGTCAGGATTACAATGTCGATAACAATTCCCCTATTGTGCTAGATAAAATTGACGGCGTGACCTTGAAAAAGGTCATCGAATTCTGCGATCGTCATTATGTACCCAATAGCAAAGAGACTGATGTCAATTCTCTCAACGCTTTTGATGCCGAATTTGTGAATGTCGATGAGACTACTTTCTTTAATCTCCTTCAA GCAGCATACTATCTCAAAATCAAGTCATTGATGGATCTGGTATGTGGAACATTGTCAAAGAAATTCAAGGGGAAGAACTATGAGGAGACCGGGGAGGTTTTAGAAAATTGGAAACAAAATGCTGACTAA